The DNA window GAagccttcttgtcctcttgACCTCCTCGTGTAAGTCAAAACTGATAACGCGCATCTATAGGCTGATAGTTGTCAACTGCAGGGCGTCTCATCGCTTCAACTCGAAGCTAACCAGCTGGCAAAAACTAATGCGCAGTCTTCTGACTCTTTCACGAGACAGACCACTTACACATTGGCAACGAGTACCTACTTTCCTGTATCTCGTATTCACGGCCTCACcgctggggggggggggggcttgcTGACTCCATTTTACCTACTGGGTGACCTGTcgtctgtttttttttttttttttacacctCCGTGGTCGGGCATGACCGCATATGGTTCGTTTCTTCGAGTCAGCTAAATAATCCCATTGTTACTATTTGCGTCTCACAGCAGGTGACAGGcagctctctcttttttttgtctccttCTTTACTTCTTTCATGATCAAGGGGTTAGAatacaaaagacaaagaaggcggctcgtctctcttttttttttctttctgccaAGGTGTCGGGgggtcatcatcttcaaacaTTGGTTTGACGCAGCCCAACATCTTTTATCCGGGAGTGTTTCAGGCATATGCCTTTTGCTCCCTCACACGAAACGCTTCTCTGTGTCTTCCGTCTATCAGggggaggaagaaaaaaggctTTGTTTTGGGATGAGCAAGTGGGCTGTGATgacaccttttttttttttttttttaacgtTGTCCCTGCCTCTTGCTTGTGAATGGCTGATCCTGCAGGGCGAGTGAGACGGCCTTTTGCATCGCGGgttgccctttttttagGCCAATTGTCTGCGACAACCAGCAGATTAGACTCGATCATTTGTGAGGGATATTATGAACAAAGGTCGGGCGCATAAAGCTTAGTTGTGTCCCTTTTTCATCTCGTGATAATGGATTCAGGTTGCTTCCCAAAGAGAACCAATAAGCCGTATTTCCCAAACCCCTCCCCCTTCTTTCGCTTGGCacaagcttttttttttttttttttttttttttgtctcttccaaATCAACAACTTAACTCGGACTTCGTATTACACATACATTAGCTGGCACTTGGTAGCCTATTGCTACGCCATCCCTTGAAGCTAGGCGTCGGTTGGAGTCGGCAACGTGTCTCAGCCCATGTTTTGCTTGAATTTGACGGGAGACTTTCTTTCGTTGCTGTTATTGTTACGATTTGTTGTTGAAGATGTTGCATCTCCCGGATCTTGGGAGTCTGTAGTATGGCTGGGCCCCTCGGCTACGGAAAGGGCCGACATCTGTAGCACGTTTCACGGTGAGAGGGAGACGTCGTCGTGGCTTTTCAAGGGGGGAGAGTAAGTACATCGGCCGCGTAAAACTATGTAGATTCGCTTGCATCTACCAAGATGAGGTTAAAACTGACTCGTGACAATCATAAGTAATAGTAGATGTGTAGTGATTAGTCTATCAGTAAATCTATTCTCTCGGTTGAAGCAAACCCATCTTTCCTTCTGTACGAAGTAGGGGACTTAGATAGGTCCATGGCATATCGCCAACTGTCAAGCTCTCGGGTAGCTGCACACTCACAAGTCGTATGCAAGCAGCCAAACGCGATGAGGTATGCAGTAGTTGGGAGATGTGCATTCACATTCTTTAGACGGACTtgtccatctcgtcttggcATGTTAAAGGCCATCACTCAGGTGCCATTGCATTAGGCGTAGCTGCGTTCCTTTGCCTGCCTTTTTATTTACCCGTCTGCGCGTCTTGACTCAGCGACGTGCCACAATGTTGCTTTGCAGATAATGCCTGTTAGCATCAAGAAAAGGACCCATGAACATGTTATTTCTGTATCCCATCGGAGACAGCCAATATCCAAGTTCCGGTTGGGCGGCCAAACTTATAGGAACGGTATTCATGCACTGTCACTGGAGATGTGCAGCTAATGATGGTAGAAATGGTGTACCCAACACCCAGACAAATTTCTCCATACTCATTCGACCACCTGTTATTTCTGCGTTTTGTATGCCATCTATAACAAGACGGGGTGCTTGAGCCTTATACTACCTCCTTGATTCTGGTGTATATGGCATTGACATAGTCGCAGGCGAAAATGATATAGCGAAGTATGCCTAAGACAATAAATAACTATGAAGATGCGAATGCAATTTATAGATCAATGCTATAATGCTTTTTTACTAAACAAGTATCACAGATATCGATAATATTAACCAACACGCTACAACATGATGATTCCGCCCCGTTATTGCCATCATACATGCTATAAGCTGCTCCGCAGCAAATATTATGACGTTTGTCCATTCTGTTGCTCTCAGATATGTTATAGGCCTGGGTTGTAGGGTTCTTGCTGGCTACTGAGATATGGACATTAAAGGACAGGGGAGTCGTTATACCccaatattttctttatcaACAAAACCGGAATTCTGATATGAAATCAAGCAAGCAACCATCCTTGTACGTTTCGATGCGAATGGGATGGAGTTTTGTTGAAACTAGACGCACGCTTAGCACCGCACCAGTTCTGATATTATCaactttcttttgcttggcaTATAAGCTGCCAACATCAAACTCCGCTATAAAAGACAGGTGATGCCCATGACCTTTATGCTATTCGTCCGGTGCAACTGCGAGATGTTTGCTTCACAGAATCAAGACTCGCGTATGCATTTCCCGCGTTTATTTTGTGCTGAGTAGCCACCTTATATATCAAGCCCAACCCGTTTGCTTGGGCAGCTTTTTATAGCACACACACATTCTCTTTTGTACATACAAACCGTATAAATCATCAAATTCGCCAGGTTTCGACAGAcctttggtgtttttgcGGCAGGCTTCGCAACCTCGAGTCATGAATCAGTCTTCGCAGACGACGAGCACCTGGAGTCCGGGGATACCAAGTTCGAGCCGCACCACCTCCAGCTCTCTAAACTTCTCAACAGCGCGACCAGGCTCAGTCCACCAATGCCTCCAGCCTGGATAGCAGTGGTCGACGATACCGGTTACGTCTTCGAACCGGACAGTGACGGCATCTGGTCCTATGCCTTGGCTGTTGCCACGCAGCACAAGCTGGCTAATATGTCAAAGGACAACTAATTAAAGCCCATCATAACCTTTGTTTCGCTTGATCAAGACGAGATGGCTGGCGCAATTAACTTCGTCTACAAGGTCGCACATCTCCCCCTCCAAAGATGCGAGCCTGCATTGAAGCGGAGTCGAATATCTACAAACTCGCAGATTTCTCCCCGGGGATATGAGCCTACCTTGAGAAGGATCCGAAATGGAAGGAATTGTCTCGCCGTCCAGACTCTATGAGCGGCTAGTCAACCATGACGttttcaagatcaagggAGAGGAGACGAGCCCCCGGGAGTAGAGGTCAAAACATGGAGATGAATGACCAGGGATATAGAGGAACATGGTGCACTGATTCCGGAGAATGATACGTCGAGCAAAGGATTGCCAATGCCGCGATGGACTTGGATGCGGTAATAGTGAattgggtacatgtactgttAACACTGACTGATACGGTACAATCTTGTTGATATACGAAGTCATCATGCTATATTAGAGGACCATTACAGATTGATATGGACCGTGCTTGAAGCGCTAagcctacatgtacctacatcACCTTCTCAGCTCCAACGCACAGATCTCAAATGGGCTTCCGCATTATTTACATACCATGTGGCTGCCTgcttgaaaaaaagactgaTAAAATCCATGGTCCTCGTGTCATTAGTCCGGTACAGATCCGAAATCTTTGCCTCACAGTCGAGAAATCTTTACCTCACAGTCGAGACTCACAACAGCCGCGTCCTGAATCAGACTCCAGCCAGGCATCGCCCATCGCTACCCATTAAGGTGAGAGGGCAtcatacctacctacccaGCACTTTACCTTTAACTAATGTTTGTATATTGCCAGCCGCGCTGTAGCTTTATTATACGCCCCCCGACGTTGGCCGTTTGCATAGCTTGCCCTTGCACGCCTTTGGCAATCCCGCTGGCCATGGACGCCTCACCAGCCCCGAGACCTGGGCATCTCCTTTTGAAAATGTTTTTCAAGATTAATGGCCCTGGCATACCCGGGGAAACCCACTACACACTACCAACCAAGACGTCCATGTCGAACATTGTACGTGACGGGTTGTCCCTGGAGGACGTGCACGAGGTAAACGACTTCTCGCTCTCCAAGTTCCGCGACTTTGCAGCCCAGTACGTTTCGCCCATGCCCCATGCCTGGATCGCAGTGGCTGCAGTGGCCCATGGCTCGGGCCACGTCTTTGCCTCgggcgacgaagacggcTGGTTCCGTGCCTTGGATCTTATTGCGCAGGCCAGGATGACCATCACCGATCCGTATCACAGCGACGTGGATCCCGCCTTTATAGCCATTGTTCCGCTCGAACAAGACCTGCCGGTGGGTGTCACACGGCACACCTTTGAATATGAGCATCTGCTCCTCAAGACGAAAGAGTATATTTGTGAGAGGGCGCCCGATTTCTTTGATGGTGACTGCCAGCTCCAGAACCTGCCTCTCCCAGGCGACCTGTCGGACGAGGACCTATAAGTTTGGGGTCAGAGACTGACGAGAGGAGACTTGGatatgaagatgagagaaggcGAGCTCCCGTGGGTGCATGTTTATTTCATGGAGATGGATTACTAGATAGGTAGATAGAGGGACATGATGTGCTGATCCGTCGAACAAGCATTGTCTGTTGCAAGGGACTTGGGATGCCGAAACTGCTGGAATCTCTGGTAATTCCCCAATCTGCTTCGAATGGAGCCAAGTCTTTGGCCGTTGTATGGAGTTCTCTGCAAAAGGAGTTTAAGCTCCGCCGGTCTGGTGGATGACGTAGATGTAGATGGATACCCCTGGCTTGTCATTTCAGCGAATATACAGATCTTCCATGATGTGATCATGCCATATTGGAGGACCATTGCACATTGACATTGTATCTGAAGCACCAAGCCCACATCACAAAGCCGTTGCAGCTCAATTTTAAGTTTTGGCGGCTCAAGCAAGTGCGCGAGCGGAACGTGAGTCTGATTGAGCCGGCCTCGGAAAAAACGGGGATTTTCTTGTTCCTCGTTTGCTCTCGAAAAAACAAATGGCTAAATATAGAAAAACGGCTGGGTTTACGATGCATGGGTTCCAGGCACCAGCCTTGCAAACAGAACTGGATGGACTCGAGCACAGTGCAGCTGCTTGCCATCTCATACAAAGcacagtacatgtattggCGCATCGTATGGTCTGCCTCAGCATCTCATACATGCACCATCTGCCCACTCGTTCATCAGCTCATCATGTACCTGTAGCCAGCCTCTTGCAGCCAACGGAGCATCCCGGCCAatcaccagcaccaacgtCGATGCCTGTAGAATCCAGCGACAGCCCCACGACAACTGCATGACGCACAGTATGTGGaacatgtaggtacctgcCTGGCCAGGTCGCAGGGACCGGGCCATGGCGGCAGAGCAGGCTGCGGCAATTGAGTACCGGGAACCACAGAAGCGCAGCCGCcatgcaaatgcaaatgcaaatgcaaaaCTCGACGTCGCTTGCACAGGTGCTTTGAAAACTCGATCCGACGCCTAATTGCGTTTTTGGTGCCTGACGTGCATGCAAGACGAGCATCTGTGCCTGGACTGAGCCGCTGTGCTGCAGCCTGCTCGCGACTCTGTTCAGGCGTCCAGCTGTTGGCCACTTCCCCTCCTTTGTATCCCCTCCCGCATATCCTTCGTCCTGACTCTCGCTTCCTCTCTCGCCAAactcatccatctctttctttgtcGCTCGCtcgccgctgctcttctATTTTACCGCTTCTGGCCGACGTCCTGCTGGGTATCCGAGTCCCTCCTTGCCAGGAATACAAGACAAGAGAATCAACACACACAAGACCCTCTGCTCAGCCCGCATCATGGCTGCTCACAACGACGTCGAGGCCTTCCACCAGGCGCTCCGGTCCAGCCGCCGGATACTCGCCCTCTGTGGGGCCGGCCTCTCGGCCTCGTCCGGCCTGCCCACCTTCCGCGGCGCCGGCGGATATTGGCGCAACTACGATGCCACGAGCCTGGCCACCGTGCGGGCCTTCAGGACGGACCCGGGCATGGTCTGGCTGTTCTACGCCTACCGCAGGCACCTGGCGCTCAAGGCCGAGCCGAACCCGGGGCACCGAGCcctggcggcgctggcgagGCGGAACCTGGACTTTATGTGCCTGACTCAGAACGTCGACAGTAAGTTGATGGTCAAgatgtggtggtgatggtggtggtgatggtggaggtggtggtggcggcaaGAATGCATCTAGGATTGCTGACACACACATGTGCTGCTGTCTAGACCTCTCACCACGGGCTCAACACCCCTCTTCACAGCTAAAATGCCTCCATGGCTCCCTCTATGACATCAAGTGCTCCAACGAGAGCTGTGACTGGATCCAAAGGGGAAACTTTGACGATCCCTTTTGCGCTGCGCTGGCCCCGGCTTCCGTGGACATGCCCAACGGCGAGCCCTTGCCACTGCTGGATCCGTATCACCGTGTCAAGCACATCACCGAGGACGAGCTGCCAAAGTGCCCCAAGTGCCACAGGGGCCTGCAACGTCCAGGCGTGGTATGGTTTGGGGAGGATCTGGACTCtgccatgatgatggacaTATCAGCGTGGATGAACGCTGAGCCACTGGTACGTTTGAACGCTTGAGTCGTgtctttttctcatcttctttcggtcttcctttttcttgtgGTCATCACTAACGCTTCGAAAAAAGGACCTCATGTTCGTAATCGGCACATCGGCCCAGGTTTATCCCGCTGCCGGCTACATCGACAAGGCAAGAAAGCGAGGCGCGCGTATCGTCACAATCAACCCAGAGGCAGAAGACGAAGCCGAAATGTTCAAGGTCAATCCCGGCGACTTTGCCTTTGGCAAGGACGCCGCCGAGTATCTACCGCTTCTACTCGAGCCCATCATTGGCAAACCGAATGCGGATGGCGAATTTGAAATGTCATAGTTTAAATCACGATCATCGACGGTCGTCGAAACCAAgggttttctttctttcttttggccTGTTGGACACCCATTCTGGATTTTACTTTTGGctcctcccttttttttttcttacttctTCCTTTTACCGAGAAAACGATAATATCCATTGAGATTTTTTAAAACAGATGTTTGGGTTTAGAGTTATATAAGATTTGGTTCGCTATCATCTCGCACAACAGACGAGTCTTGGAATACCATGCGGCACTTTTTATTAATCTGATTTAGCCATGATAATAAACATGAATTATGACGCCTGAATAACACGATGCTCACCTTGGTAGATGCAGAAACAGTCATAATGTGATCCTATGCTTGCAACCCAAGCACCTTCACATGCCCATAGTCTCAATGCAACAGCATCGATTATGTCAACAAGTTCCAAGATTCCCGAGCCCACAGAAGCTCTCGTGCCAAGTTATAAACACCAATCTCTAACCTCCCAACCCACCGCATCAACCCCCCCCTGCTCTTTGGTTGGCCAGCTTGTCTACAATAGGCAACTGAGCTTCACAACAGCTATTAGTGCTCCTCGCCCAAGGCGGGGTCGCGATAACCATGCGAGGACTCTCACCATCCGCCGGTCAGTGGGGAATTGGGAACTTTTGGACCAGTCTGTGCTGCCAGCCGTCGGAAGAATTGCGATTTCGAGAGCATGCAAGAGGTGTTTCTGTCTTGACGGTAGGGCAACGGCAGGGCAAACATGCATATGGGTATGTAGTCGTGCAGATCGCTGACGTCGTCTCTTCTGTAGCGGCTCATCTGCAGCAATCGAATCGGCAGGGCAGCTTTATGGGATTGGAGACATTCAGGGTTGATGTTGCATTGCGCCGTCTCGGCCAACCTCTCCCCGCGTTGCTCTGGCCATGGGGTCTTGAGACGACGAGTTGTACAAATAACGGCGTCTGCCGAGTCTTCCTTCCTCTAGGCCGCTCTCTTTGATGCAACCCTCACTCTTGTGCAGCTCATGGGGCCGTGAGCGTTCCAATTGggtttccatcttccaagatGCGTCCACGTGTTGAGCTGCTCTTGTCTCTCAACCTCGTGTCTGTCCATGCAGCACCGCAAAAGCCAGGCAATGGCCTGTCCTACATCAACCCGCTCATCGGCACCACCAACGGCGGCAACGTCTTCGCCGGCGCAACGCTCCCCTACGGCCTCGCCAAGGCCTCGGCCGACGTCGACGGCCAAAACACGGGCGGCTTCGGCCTGGACGGCAGCAACGTCGTCGGCTTCTCCAGCGTCCACGACAGCGGCACCGGCGGGAACCCCAGCCTGGGCAACTTCCCGCTGTTCCCGCAGATTTGTCCCGACGACGTGCTGGACAACTGCAGCTTCCGCATCGGCGACAGGAAGCTTCACTATGTCAACGGCTCGGTGGATGCGCGGCCGGGGCATTTTGGCCTGCAGCTGGAGTCGGGCGTTGTAGCCAACATGACAGTCTCGCAGCACGCGGCGCTGTATCGATTCACGTTTCCCAAGgagagcggcggcagcaaaagCCATCCGCTGATCTTGCTGGATTTGACGGATCTGTGGCAGAGCAGACAGAATGCCTCGATCCAGGTTGATGACAAGTCGGGGCGGATGACTGGCAACGGCACGTTTCTGCCCAGTTTCGGTGCTGGATCGTACGTGATGCATTTTTGTGTCGACTTCTTTGGCTCGAGCATCTACGAAACGGGTGTTTGGGTCAACAACAGGGCGGGCACAGAGCCAAAGGAGGTTTTTCTCACTCGCGGCTTCAACCTGTTCTTCCTGGAAGGCGGCGGGTTTGTTCGTTTAGATCCCCCCCAGTGACGGCACCGTCACGGTTCGGATGGGCATCAGCTacatcagcagccagcaggcTTGTCAAAACGCTCAACGCGAGATTCCTAGCCCGTTAAAGGCTTTTGATTCGCTGGTCAGCAATGCTGAAAAGGCctgggaagagaagctgagTCCCATCTCGgtcaagggcggcggcgcgacAGACGATCTGTTGACGAGCTTCTGGAGCGGCGTGTATCGCAACATGATTTCGCCTCAGAACTACACGGGCGAGAATCCACTGTGGCATAGCGATAAGCCGTATTTTGATTCGTTTTATTGGTGAGTTTTCCTTACAGAGCGAACCTCTTTGGTTTAGATTTTCCATGTCGAGACATTAACCACATGTTATTTTTTTCAACGATCAGCATCTGGGACAGTTTCCGTGTCCAGCACCCTCTCCTCACAATCCTCGATCCTCACGCCCAGACTCAAATGGTAGAGGCCCTGCTCGACATCTACAAGCACGAAGGATGGATGCCCGACTGCCGCATGTCTCTCTGCAAGGGCTGGACCCAAGGCGGCTCCAACGCCGACGTCGTCATCACCGACGCCTTTGTCAAGAACCTCAGCTCCACCATTGACTGGGAACTCgccctcgacgccgtcaTGGCCGATGCCGAGAACGAGCCGCTCGAGTGGTCGTATcacggccgcggcggccTCCACAGCTGGAAGAGTCTCAACTACATCCCCTACCTGGACTTTGACCCGTACGGCTTCGGGACCAACTCCCGCAGCATCTCGCGCACGCTCGAGTACGCGTACGATGACTATTGCATCTCGGAGCTGGCCGGTGGGCTGGGCAGGCGTGATTTGCAGGCCAAGTATCAGGGGCGGAGCATGAACTGGAAGAACCTGTGGAAGGCGGACCAGACTTCCTTGATCAACGGAACTGATACCGGCTTCAAGGGCTTTTTCCAGCCAAAGTATCTAAACGGCACGTGGGGATTCCAGGATCCTATTGCATGTTCTGCGCTTGCGGGGTTTTGCTCTTTGACTACTAATCCCAGTGAAACGTTTGAAGCGAGTATCTGGCAATATCTCTTGTAAGTGCTGAAGCCAAAATTATACCAGTATAATGGGGGGGACTGTAACTAACCACCCCCAACTCAAAAAGCTACGTCCCCCACTCAGTTTCATCCCTCATCTCCCTCCTGGGAGGCGACGATGCCATGATTTCCCGGCTCGACTTCTTCCACACCTCGGGCCTCGCAGACATCTCCAACGagcccgtcttcttcaccgtcTTCCTCTACCACTACACCGGCCGCCCAGCACTGTCCACCGAGCGCATCCACCAGTACGTCCCCGCGTCCTTCAACTCGTCGCCCGGCGGCCTCCCCGGAAACGACGACTCCGGCGCCATGGGCGcgttcctcgtcttctccgtcATGGGCCTGTTCCCCGTGGCGGGCCAGAACGTGTACCTGATCTCGCCGCCGTTTGTCGAGGAGATTAGCATCCGGCATCCCGTCACGGGCAAGACGGCCACGGTGAGGAATGTCGGGTTTGATGCGTCTTATAAGAATGTCTATGTGCAGAGCGCAAAGGTGAATGGGAAGCCGTGGACAAGGTCGTGGATTGGGCATGAGTTTTTCACAGAGGGGTGGACGTtggagctggtgctgggGGCCAAGGAGTCCAAGTGGGGGACCGAGTTGAAGGATAGGCCGCCGAGTTGGTCGGTGAGTAGTTAGATGATGGGAATTGTACAAGCAGTTCTTTATATCAATCCGAGTGCAAAACCACATGTAAGTGGAAATATCAATGTAAATGCTTCAAAGAGTATAGGTTCAAGCCGGTAGACATGTACGGCATTTCTGTGACTAGCCTGACATCTACATCAATCTTGACATAAAAAGAATCAATATCTGATAGTTATGAGTCTTTCCTATTCCGACAACCATGCATATCAGTTTCTTCTACGCTCACGCCAAATCCGCTAGGGTCCGCCCCCACTGCCTTTTCCAGGGTCCTTTTTAGCGACCAAGTGACGTATCGCCCATCAAGCCACCCCACACCGAAAGCCAACCTCGTCTCTTCCAATCTCCCACCAGCAAACCTCCAAGAAACCCATCACCAAAATCGCCTTTCCCATAACCgaacaaacaaaacacacAGAGCAGTAAAACAACCACTCGCCCATCATGCAGGGCTTCAACATGGGACGCTACGTCCCCCCGGACCTCGAAGGCACCACCTCCGGCAACAGGCTCAACAACAAGCACCCGCTCGGCCACCgcgccgccaagctcgcgTCCCACGGCATCCTCACCGTGCGCTTCGAGATGCCCTTCCCCATCTGGTGCGCGCACTGCCCCAAGCCCACAATCATCGGCCAGGGCGTGCGCTTCAacgccgagaagaagcgcgcGGGCAGCTACTACACCACGCCCGTCTGGAGCTTTCGGTTCCGCCATGCCGAGTGCGGCGGGTGGATTGAGATGCGCACCGATCCGAAGAACACGGCGtatgtcgtcgtcgagggGGCGACGAAGCGCGACACGGGGGATGGACCAGAAGCAGGGGAGAATGTCATTCTGACGGAcgaggagagggaggcgCTGAGGAAGAATGCGTTTGCGAGCCTGGAGAAGACGATTGCCGATCGGGAGAGGCTGAAGCTCGCGACGGAGCGGATTGACGACTTGGCGGATTTGTCGAGCAAGCACTGGGACGATCCGTATACGCAGAACCAGAAGCTGAGAAGGGCCTTTCGCGTGGGTaggaaagagagggagattgcggcggcggc is part of the Trichoderma atroviride chromosome 1, complete sequence genome and encodes:
- a CDS encoding uncharacterized protein (EggNog:ENOG41~CAZy:GH92), which translates into the protein MGISYISSQQACQNAQREIPSPLKAFDSLVSNAEKAWEEKLSPISVKGGGATDDLLTSFWSGVYRNMISPQNYTGENPLWHSDKPYFDSFYCIWDSFRVQHPLLTILDPHAQTQMVEALLDIYKHEGWMPDCRMSLCKGWTQGGSNADVVITDAFVKNLSSTIDWELALDAVMADAENEPLEWSYHGRGGLHSWKSLNYIPYLDFDPYGFGTNSRSISRTLEYAYDDYCISELAGGLGRRDLQAKYQGRSMNWKNLWKADQTSLINGTDTGFKGFFQPKYLNGTWGFQDPIACSALAGFCSLTTNPSETFEASIWQYLL
- a CDS encoding uncharacterized protein (EggNog:ENOG41~SECRETED:SignalP(1-18)); amino-acid sequence: MRPRVELLLSLNLVSVHAAPQKPGNGLSYINPLIGTTNGGNVFAGATLPYGLAKASADVDGQNTGGFGLDGSNVVGFSSVHDSGTGGNPSLGNFPLFPQICPDDVLDNCSFRIGDRKLHYVNGSVDARPGHFGLQLESGVVANMTVSQHAALYRFTFPKESGGSKSHPLILLDLTDLWQSRQNASIQVDDKSGRMTGNGTFLPSFGAGSYVMHFCVDFFGSSIYETGVWVNNRAGTEPKEVFLTRGFNLFFLEGGGFVRLDPPQ
- a CDS encoding uncharacterized protein (EggNog:ENOG41) codes for the protein MAAHNDVEAFHQALRSSRRILALCGAGLSASSGLPTFRGAGGYWRNYDATSLATVRAFRTDPGMVWLFYAYRRHLALKAEPNPGHRALAALARRNLDFMCLTQNVDNLSPRAQHPSSQLKCLHGSLYDIKCSNESCDWIQRGNFDDPFCAALAPASVDMPNGEPLPLLDPYHRVKHITEDELPKCPKCHRGLQRPGVVWFGEDLDSAMMMDISAWMNAEPLDLMFVIGTSAQVYPAAGYIDKARKRGARIVTINPEAEDEAEMFKVNPGDFAFGKDAAEYLPLLLEPIIGKPNADGEFEMS